A single region of the Nocardioides sp. W7 genome encodes:
- a CDS encoding alpha/beta fold hydrolase, with amino-acid sequence MSDQPHEVQYLTIHGHRRAFVKVGQGPALLLLHGLGCDHTTWEPVIDALARRYTVIAPDLLGHGRSAKPRADYSLGGYANGMRDLLTILGIDRVTVIGHSFGGGVAMQFAYQFPERTERMVLVASGGLGPEVSPGIRAITTPGFHQVMGVLTLPGIRHAGMIGLRALAATGLKPARDLDEVAHIYDSFKDPEARHAIRHVVRAVVDWRGQVVTMADRAYLTEAMPMAVVWGRDDAVIPVRHANNVAALAPNARVEVIPNAGHFPHKDHPQRFVKIVNEFIRSTQPASYSRARWRRLLKEGGAGPVSPLAAAPDTDTA; translated from the coding sequence GTGTCCGACCAGCCGCACGAGGTGCAGTACCTCACCATCCACGGGCACCGGCGTGCGTTCGTGAAGGTCGGCCAGGGACCCGCGCTACTGCTCCTGCACGGCCTCGGCTGCGACCACACGACCTGGGAGCCGGTGATCGACGCGCTCGCGCGCCGTTACACCGTCATCGCACCCGACCTGCTGGGTCACGGCCGCTCCGCCAAGCCCCGCGCCGACTACTCGCTCGGCGGCTACGCCAACGGCATGCGCGACCTGCTCACCATCCTCGGGATCGACCGGGTCACCGTGATCGGGCACAGCTTCGGCGGCGGCGTCGCGATGCAGTTCGCCTACCAGTTCCCCGAGCGCACCGAGCGGATGGTGCTCGTCGCCTCCGGGGGCCTCGGACCCGAGGTCTCGCCGGGCATCCGGGCGATCACCACCCCCGGCTTCCACCAGGTGATGGGCGTGCTCACGCTGCCGGGGATCCGGCACGCCGGCATGATCGGGCTGCGCGCGCTGGCGGCCACCGGCCTGAAGCCGGCCCGCGACCTCGACGAGGTCGCCCACATCTACGACTCCTTCAAGGACCCCGAGGCCCGGCACGCCATCCGGCACGTCGTGCGCGCTGTCGTCGACTGGCGCGGCCAGGTCGTGACCATGGCCGACCGCGCCTACCTCACCGAGGCGATGCCGATGGCCGTGGTCTGGGGCCGTGACGACGCCGTCATCCCGGTCCGGCACGCCAACAACGTGGCCGCACTGGCCCCGAACGCTCGGGTCGAGGTGATCCCGAACGCCGGGCACTTCCCGCACAAGGACCACCCGCAGCGGTTCGTGAAGATCGTGAACGAGTTCATCCGCTCCACCCAGCCCGCGTCGTACTCCCGGGCCCGCTGGCGGCGGCTGCTGAAGGAGGGCGGGGCCGGTCCGGTCAGCCCGCTCGCCGCGGCCCCGGACACCGACACCGCTTGA
- the aceE gene encoding pyruvate dehydrogenase (acetyl-transferring), homodimeric type: protein MGFVTEESPIPSGTRGGTTPAVIHEGLPTQLPDIDPDETHDWLDSFDALVDERGRERARYVMLRLLERAREMQVGVPALRSTDYLNTIPPEREPWFPGDEEIERRIRAFIRWNAAVMVSSANRKGLEVGGHIATYQSSASLYEVGFNHFFKGKDAPGGGDQIYIQGHASPGVYSRAFLEGRLSEEQLYRFRQEVQHGPGAGLPSYPHPRLMSDFWEFPTVSMGLTGINSIYQARFNRYLHNRGIKDTDQQHVWAFLGDGEMAEPESLGAIRIAAREELDNLTWVINCNLQQLDGPVTGNGKIIQELEANFRGAGWNVIKVVWGREWDPLLARDVDGVLVNKMNSTPDGAFQTYSVEDGAYVRESFFGGDPRLRKMVEHMSDQQIQKLPRGGHDYRKVYAAFDAAKKHVGQPTVILAKTVKGWTIDALEGKNATHQMKKLTPEDLKKFRDRLYLPISDRDLERSYEETGAAPFFHPGANAPEIEYMLERRQQLGGSVPKRVLRAKPLQLPGDATYAELKKGGGKNSIATTMAVVRLLKDWMRDPEIGKRIVPIAPDEYRTFGMDAMFPSAKVYNPAGQQYESVDRNMLLSYKESTSGQMLHEGISEAGAMASATAAGSSYSTHGEPMIPFYIFYSMFGFQRTGDSIWAMADQLARGFLIGATAGRTTLTGEGLQHADGHSPLLAATNPAVVHYDPAHAFEISHIMQNGLERMYGENAENVIYYLTVYNEPVHQPAEPEDVDVEGILRGMHQMSKAEGEGPRVTLLASGVGFPWVREAARILSEDWGVQADTWSVTSWNELSRDAVAAEEWNLLHPGEAPRSAYVSQKLAGVQGPVVAVSDYMRAVPLQIARWVPADYRVLGADGFGFADTRPAARRFFHIDAQSVVVQTLQALADKGEIDRSQVEKAFAAYRIDDPTAVAGVKQEGGDA, encoded by the coding sequence ATGGGCTTCGTGACCGAAGAATCACCCATACCTTCCGGCACGCGAGGCGGCACCACCCCTGCTGTGATCCACGAGGGACTGCCGACCCAGCTGCCTGACATCGATCCCGACGAGACCCACGACTGGCTCGACTCCTTCGACGCCCTGGTGGACGAACGCGGGCGCGAACGCGCGCGCTACGTCATGCTGCGGCTGCTGGAGCGCGCTCGTGAGATGCAGGTCGGAGTCCCCGCGCTGCGGAGCACCGACTACCTCAACACGATCCCGCCCGAGCGGGAGCCGTGGTTCCCCGGCGACGAGGAGATCGAGCGGCGGATCCGCGCGTTCATCCGATGGAACGCCGCGGTCATGGTCTCCAGCGCCAACCGCAAGGGCCTGGAGGTCGGCGGCCACATCGCGACCTACCAGTCCTCGGCCAGCCTCTACGAGGTCGGCTTCAACCACTTCTTCAAGGGCAAAGACGCCCCCGGCGGCGGCGACCAGATCTACATCCAGGGCCACGCCTCCCCCGGCGTCTACTCCCGCGCGTTCCTCGAGGGCCGCCTGAGCGAGGAGCAGCTCTATCGCTTCCGCCAGGAGGTCCAGCACGGGCCGGGCGCCGGCCTCCCGTCGTACCCCCACCCGCGCCTGATGTCGGACTTCTGGGAGTTCCCCACGGTCTCGATGGGCCTGACCGGCATCAACTCGATCTACCAGGCGCGCTTCAACCGCTACCTGCACAACCGGGGCATCAAGGACACCGACCAGCAGCACGTCTGGGCGTTCCTCGGCGACGGCGAGATGGCCGAGCCCGAGTCGCTCGGCGCGATCCGGATCGCCGCCCGCGAGGAGCTCGACAACCTCACCTGGGTCATCAACTGCAACCTGCAGCAGCTGGACGGTCCGGTGACCGGCAACGGCAAGATCATCCAGGAGCTCGAGGCCAACTTCCGCGGCGCCGGCTGGAACGTCATCAAGGTCGTGTGGGGCCGCGAGTGGGACCCGCTGCTGGCCCGCGATGTCGACGGGGTGCTCGTCAACAAGATGAACAGCACCCCCGACGGCGCCTTCCAGACCTACTCGGTCGAGGACGGCGCGTACGTCCGCGAGAGCTTCTTCGGCGGTGACCCGCGGCTGCGGAAGATGGTCGAGCACATGAGCGACCAGCAGATCCAGAAGCTGCCGCGCGGCGGCCACGACTACCGCAAGGTGTACGCCGCCTTCGACGCCGCCAAGAAGCACGTCGGCCAGCCGACCGTGATCCTGGCCAAGACGGTCAAGGGCTGGACGATCGACGCGCTGGAGGGCAAGAACGCCACCCACCAGATGAAGAAGCTGACCCCGGAGGACCTGAAGAAGTTCCGGGACCGCCTCTACCTGCCGATCTCCGACCGCGACCTCGAGCGCTCCTACGAGGAGACCGGCGCCGCGCCGTTCTTCCACCCGGGTGCGAACGCTCCCGAGATCGAGTACATGCTCGAGCGCCGCCAGCAGCTCGGCGGCTCGGTGCCGAAGCGGGTGCTGCGCGCCAAGCCGCTCCAGCTGCCCGGCGACGCCACCTACGCCGAGCTGAAGAAGGGCGGCGGCAAGAACTCCATCGCCACGACCATGGCCGTCGTCCGGCTCCTCAAGGACTGGATGCGCGACCCGGAGATCGGCAAGCGCATCGTGCCGATCGCCCCGGACGAGTACCGCACCTTCGGCATGGACGCGATGTTCCCGAGCGCGAAGGTCTACAACCCGGCCGGCCAGCAGTACGAGTCCGTCGACCGCAATATGTTGCTCTCCTACAAGGAGTCGACCTCGGGCCAGATGCTCCACGAGGGCATCTCCGAGGCCGGCGCGATGGCCTCGGCGACCGCGGCCGGGTCGTCGTACTCCACCCACGGCGAGCCGATGATCCCGTTCTACATCTTCTACTCGATGTTCGGGTTCCAGCGCACCGGCGACTCGATCTGGGCGATGGCCGACCAGCTGGCGCGCGGCTTCCTGATCGGCGCCACCGCCGGCCGGACGACGCTCACCGGCGAGGGCCTGCAGCACGCCGACGGCCACTCGCCGCTCCTCGCGGCGACCAACCCGGCGGTCGTGCACTACGACCCGGCGCACGCGTTCGAGATCAGCCACATCATGCAGAACGGCCTCGAGCGGATGTACGGCGAGAACGCCGAGAACGTCATCTACTACCTGACCGTCTACAACGAGCCGGTGCACCAGCCGGCCGAGCCGGAGGACGTCGACGTCGAGGGCATCCTGCGCGGGATGCACCAGATGTCGAAGGCCGAGGGCGAGGGTCCGCGGGTCACGCTCCTCGCCTCGGGCGTCGGGTTCCCGTGGGTCCGCGAGGCCGCCCGGATCCTCAGCGAGGACTGGGGTGTCCAGGCCGACACCTGGTCGGTCACATCGTGGAACGAGCTGTCCCGCGACGCCGTCGCCGCCGAGGAGTGGAACCTTCTGCACCCGGGCGAGGCGCCGCGCTCGGCGTACGTCAGCCAGAAGCTGGCCGGCGTCCAGGGCCCGGTCGTCGCGGTGTCGGACTACATGCGGGCCGTCCCGCTGCAGATCGCCCGCTGGGTGCCGGCCGACTACCGCGTCCTCGGCGCGGACGGCTTCGGCTTCGCCGACACCCGCCCCGCGGCCCGGCGCTTCTTCCACATCGACGCGCAGTCGGTGGTCGTGCAGACCCTGCAGGCCCTCGCCGACAAGGGTGAGATCGACCGCTCGCAGGTCGAGAAGGCGTTCGCGGCGTACCGCATCGACGACCCGACTGCCGTCGCCGGTGTCAAGCAGGAGGGCGGCGACGCGTAA